A DNA window from Parabacteroides johnsonii DSM 18315 contains the following coding sequences:
- a CDS encoding DUF4468 domain-containing protein: MKQLLLLTLFIPTLLWAQDDSKYLAGAVPLENGKVVFAKEINAPSFSKDEVYDRMLDWADGFFSEDGNRVVYSDKAKGDIAAVGQANLVFQSTALSLDRTEMNYRVTMECENQKCVMKVAGIRYEYNVSYQREPEKYTAEEWITDKYCLNKDKTKLNRGNGKFRRKTVDFIDEMFASASAALGAQVAANVVPATPVTPARTVTPAQSIQPATPVPAKEGYVAFAADKVPSTLLQMLPESDMQVASAGKPDTKETSAQWKGTGNMFGKSIASIAISKDSPVYKEIGNNDTYSLSFFKKGENGDAWLIIDCRKQGETAEGGQITVIGEIINVWMK, translated from the coding sequence AGTATTTAGCCGGAGCTGTTCCCCTCGAGAATGGTAAAGTAGTATTTGCAAAAGAGATAAACGCACCTTCTTTTTCAAAAGATGAAGTATATGACAGAATGTTGGACTGGGCAGACGGTTTCTTCAGTGAAGACGGTAACCGCGTCGTCTATTCCGACAAGGCAAAAGGCGACATCGCCGCTGTAGGACAAGCCAATCTGGTGTTCCAGAGCACGGCCCTTTCTTTGGACCGTACGGAAATGAACTATCGTGTCACGATGGAATGCGAGAACCAGAAATGTGTTATGAAAGTAGCCGGTATCCGTTACGAATATAATGTATCTTACCAGCGTGAGCCGGAAAAATACACTGCCGAAGAATGGATTACCGATAAATATTGTTTGAACAAGGATAAGACCAAACTGAATCGGGGCAACGGCAAGTTCCGTAGAAAGACAGTCGATTTCATTGACGAAATGTTCGCTTCCGCCTCTGCCGCTTTAGGCGCACAGGTAGCCGCCAATGTAGTTCCGGCAACTCCGGTCACTCCGGCCCGGACTGTGACACCTGCCCAGAGCATCCAACCGGCAACTCCGGTTCCGGCAAAAGAAGGATATGTGGCTTTTGCCGCCGACAAGGTTCCGTCTACATTACTACAGATGTTACCGGAAAGTGACATGCAGGTCGCATCTGCCGGTAAGCCGGATACAAAAGAAACATCCGCCCAGTGGAAAGGCACGGGTAATATGTTCGGCAAATCGATCGCCTCGATCGCTATCAGCAAAGACAGTCCTGTTTATAAAGAAATAGGCAACAACGACACATACAGCCTGTCTTTCTTCAAAAAAGGTGAAAACGGGGATGCCTGGTTGATCATCGACTGCCGCAAGCAGGGCGAAACGGCAGAAGGTGGGCAGATAACCGTTATCGGTGAAATCATTAATGTATGGATGAAATAG